The following are encoded in a window of Fusarium verticillioides 7600 chromosome 6, whole genome shotgun sequence genomic DNA:
- a CDS encoding elongation factor 3 — protein MPHPVTPPSQDPTMVSNEAPPPPSQETINDLLNTIFTAKTSAASIDACYGLCEIILSSVGVAGLNEYGIIAEIKKAAADKKSGLRRESSQNLLGAVFERFLPRQPISEVVLLLQDGGLVGCALDALSDKGAVVREAAQYGLDAAFGILSPEALVAGLLPALTEYLSKKTGKWQGTVGAYKLLQKMADKAQISIGGTKEEALEKDILREAMGAKLAGLIPVVENGMHDLKAEVEKQAVHTMNSLTTLLSNDDVAPRIPLLIDTMQHPSSQTLQKAIHALSQTTFVAIVTSPVLALLTPFLERSLNNPTTAQEVLRQTVVIVENLTKLVHDPIEARTFLPKLIPGVKSVCDRASLPEVREVAERALATMEKAMGDDKDVVARTAGDDVAKILDEQIKANGGLTGSLDLWKQARPYISDMVAIDVNYRFVNRISGRIAPYIKSFVKDTEAPQKIADTIQQHYVDEDHRRYGVPEKEDDGEVEIVNADFSLAYGGMLLLSHTNLRLLKGHRYGLCGRNGAGKSTLMRSIANGKLEGFPPQDVLRTCYVEHNQGEDADISILEFVAKDPEIATQGRERISEVLAEFGFTAGPEGRQAERVGSLSGGWKMKLALARAMLQRADVLLLDEPTNHLDVANIAWLENYLKSHPDITSLIVSHDSGFLDNVTTDIYHYEPNKKLACYKGNLANFVKIRPEAKSYYTLSASTVQFKFPPPGILTGVKSQTRAIIRMSNVSYAYPGATKPSLQEVSCQLSLSSRVAIIGPNGAGKSTLIKLLTGETIPTTGKVEKHPNLRIGYIKQHALEHVEMHLEKTPNQYLQWRYQHGDDREVHMKQTRVLSDADRAQMDKWVDLKDGKSPRQIESLVGRSKYKKTFQYEVKWRGLLPKNNTMISRETLTELGFDKLVQEFDDHEASREGLGYRELQPKVISKHFEDLGLDPEIANHNEIGSLSGGQKVKVVIAGAMWNNPHLLVLDEPTNFLDRDSLGGLAVAIRDFKGGVILISHNEEFVGALCSEQWHVRDGRVALRGNTAVSLDRFEDSRPSSGVNSTAASSVVSSAVNSGIEDNSDMKFKARKKKKMTKKELKEREVRRRLRHIEWLNSPKGTPHPPDTDDEDN, from the exons ATGCCTCACCCCGTTACGCCGCCGTCGCAGGACCCGACGATGGTATCTAATGAGGCCCCGCCCCCGCCATCTCAAGAAACCATCAACGACCTCCTCAACACAATCTTCACTGCAAAGACCTCGGCCGCTTCGATCGATGCATGCTATGGCCTCTGCGAGATTATCCTCTCTTCGGTTGGCGTTGCCGGCTTGAACGAGTACGGCATCattgccgagatcaagaaggctgccgCTGATAAGAAGTCGGGTCTTCGTCGCGAGTCTAGTCAGAATCTTCTAGGTGCCGTCTTTGAGCGTTTTCTCCCTCGGCAGCCTATCAGCGaagttgttcttctcctccaggaTGGCGGTCTTGTCGGCTGCGCTCTTGATGCTCTCTCTGATAAGGGCGCTGTCGTCCGTGAGGCCGCCCAGTATGGCCTCGATGCCGCTTTTGGTATCCTGAGCCCCGAGGCTCTCGTCGCTGGTCTCCTTCCTGCTCTTACCGAGTatctctccaagaagacCGGAAAGTGGCAAGGAACCGTTGGTGCCTacaagcttctccagaagaTGGCTGATAAGGCCCAAATTTCAATTGGAGGCACCAAAGAGGAGGCccttgagaaggatatccTCCGCGAGGCCATGGGTGCCAAGCTCGCTGGCTTGATCCCCGTCGTCGAGAATGGCATGCATGACTTGAAGgctgaggtcgagaagcAAGCCGTTCACACCATGAACTCTCTCACTACCCTTCTCTCCAACGATGATGTTGCTCCTCGTATCCCTCTTCTTATCGATACCATGCAGCACCCTTCGTCTCAGACTCTCCAGAAGGCTATTCACGCTCTGTCTCAAACCACCTTCGTCGCCATCGTTACCTCACCCGTCCTGGCTCTTTTGACCCCTTTCCTCGAGCGATCCCTTAACAACCCCACTACTGCCCAGGAGGTTCTCCGACAGACTGTTGTTATCGTCGAAAACTTGACAAAACTGGTCCACGACCCTATCGAGGCCCGAACATTCTTGCCCAAGCTGATCCCTGGTGTCAAGAGTGTTTGCGACCGAGCCTCGCTCCCTGAGGTTCGTGAGGTCGCTGAACGCGCTCTCGCCACTATGGAGAAGGCTATGGGAGACGACAAGGACGTCGTCGCTCGTACCGCTGGAGACGACGTAGCCAAGATTCTTGatgagcagatcaaggccaacggcGGCCTTACTGGAAGCCTGGACCTCTGGAAGCAGGCCCGTCCTTATATTTCCGACATGGTTGCTATCGATGTCAACTACCGGTTCGTCAACCGCATCTCTGGAAGAATTGCTCCCTATATCAAGAGTTTTGTGAAGGATACCGAGGCTCCTCAAAAGATCGCCGACACTATTCAGCAGCACTATGTTGATGAGGACCACCGCCGGTACGGTGTTCCTGAGAAGGAGGACGACGGCGAGGTCGAGATTGTCAACGCAGATTTCTCTCTCGCCTATGGTGGTATGCTGCTCTTGTCACACACCAACCTGCGGCTCCTCAAGGGTCACCGATATGGTCTTTGCGGCCGCAACGGTGCTGGAAAGTCTACCCTCATGCGAAGCATTGCTAATGGAAAGCTCGAGGGATTCCCCCCTCAAGACGTTCTCCGTACCTGCTATGTCGAGCACAACCAAGGCGAAGACGCTGACATCAGCATTCTCGAGTTCGTTGCAAAGGACCCTGAGATTGCCACTCAAGGCCGCGAACGTATCTCTGAGGTCTTGGCCGAGTTCGGCTTCACTGCTGGCCCCGAGGGTCGACAGGCTGAAAGAGTTGGTTCTCTTTCTGgaggctggaagatgaagctggctcTGGCCCGAGCTATGCTCCAGCGTGCCGACGTTCTCCTTCTGGACGAACCCACTAAccatcttgatgttgccaacaTCGCCTGGCTCGAGAACTACCTCAAGTCTCATCCCGATATCACCAGTCTCATTGTTTCTCACGACTCCGGATTCCTGGACAATGTCACAACTGATATTTACCATTACGAGCCTAACAAGAAGCTGGCTTGTTACAAGGGTAACCTTGCCAATTTCGTCAAGATTCGCCCCGAGGCTAAGAGCTACTACACTCTCTCCGCCTCTACGGTCCAATTCAagtttcctcctcctggtATCCTGACTGGTGTCAAGTCTCAGACCCGCGCTATCATCCGCATGTCCAACGTCTCATACGCCTATCCCGGTGCGACGAAGCCTTCACTGCAGGAAGTCTCTTGTCAATTGAGTCTGTCTTCTCGTGTTGCCATCATTGGCCCCAATGGTGCTGGCAAATCGACTCTTATCAAGCTTCTTACCGGCGAGACCATCCCTACCACCggaaaggttgagaagcaCCCTAACCTCCGTATTGGCTATATCAAGCAGCATGCTTTAGAGCACGTTGAGATGCATTTGGAGAAGACCCCTAACCAGTATCTTCAGTGGCGTTACCAGCACGGTGACGACCGTGAGGTTCACATGAAGCAGACTCGTGTTCTGTCGGATGCTGATCGCGCTCAGATGGACAAGTGGGTTGATCTGAAGGATGGAAAGTCTCCACGCCAGATTGAGTCTTTGGTTGGTCGTTCAAAGTACAAGAAGACCTTCCAATACGAAGT TAAGTGGCGAGGTCTCCtgcccaagaacaacaccaTGATCTCTCGTGAGACTCTTACCGAGCTTGGATTCGACAAGCTCGTCCAGGAATTCGACGATCACGAGGCTTCCCGAGAGGGTCTCGGTTACCGTGAGCTTCAGCCCAAGGTCATCTCCAAGCACTTCGAGGATCTCGGACTCGACCCCGAGATCGCCAATCACAACGAGATTGGCTCTCTTTCCGGAGGtcagaaggtcaaggtcgtcaTTGCTGGAGCTATGTGGAACAACCCCCATCTTCTCGTGCTTGACGAGCCTACCAACTTCTTAGATCGTGACTCCCTCGGTGGTCTTGCAGTTGCTATTCGTGACTTCAAGGGCGGTGTTATCCTGATTTCTCACAATGAAGAGTTTGTCGGTGCCCTCTGCTCCGAGCAATGGCACGTCCGTGACGGCCGTGTTGCCCTTCGAGGAAACACTGCTGTCAGTCTCGACCGCTTCGAGGACAGTCGTCCCAGCAGCGGCGTCAACAGTACTGCCGCCAGCTCTGTCGTCAGCAGCGCTGTCAACAGTGGTATCGAGGACAACTCGGATATGAAGTTCAAggccaggaagaagaagaaaatgaccaagaaggagctcaaggagcGTGAGGTCCGCCGCAGACTTCGTCACATCGAATGGCTCAACAGCCCTAAGGGTACTCCTCACCCTCCTGACACCGACGACGAGGACAACTAG
- a CDS encoding palmitoyltransferase ERF2 encodes MAAKSDDDGFSAPHNSRSEAARPPSIISSRMTDIASEDGDGPELQKNRMSIPRSADMGSRPDTARTGASSRGPWQGQSLRNKTYLSGVQAKRGSVESSTAGSTSQAPSLSSRSHVPSLQSHAFFRPMSSQKLQAQRGGSHRPSTMSQMSPASPTSPTSPTSPTSQQRFDEHGEASGSQTRQSIISNPIAQLQRQTSNDENTRSPPSRGTEMTEQETLDRITANTSPSHGHYPAGSLTDSVRPLQQGKTSDTGHFQHNIIVDKSYKDLHNLPSPIKSPRSFRSSFLMPGRSNEGQQSQNRSTEGAEKLSSSASSPQFRPVDSHTERHPRVPHKPNQKSDLGRVYQYFDGNTVFCLGGRWQNTRGRPVNIATGIFVIIPCALFFGFEAPWLWKHVSPAIPIVFAYLAYICFSSFIHASVTDPGILPRNLHQFPPVDDNDDPLQLSPPTTDWALIKSAESSTAAMEVPVKHCRTCNIWRPPRAHHCRLCDNCIETHDHHCVWLNNCVGKRNYRYFFTFVTSATILAVYLVATSLTQILLYRNREGVSFGKAIDHFRVPFALVFLGFISFLYPAALMGYHIFLMARGETTREYMNSHKFAKKERFRAFSQASMLKNFIVVLCRPRQPTYYQFKAHYHEGDQRLGIRRGKRPRLSSQGLEMHDVVPGSSGFQGPVALRSEHSH; translated from the exons ATGGCCGCGAAAtccgatgacgatggcttctcagcACCACACAATTCCCGTTCCGAAGCGGCCCGGCCGCCGAGCATAATTTCTTCTCGAATGACGGACATCGCGAGCGAGGACGGGGACGGGCCAGAGTtgcagaagaacagaatGAGCATTCCTCGAAGTGCGGACATGGGTTCCCGGCCGGATACTGCGCGAACGGGAGCGTCTTCCAGGGGTCCATGGCAGGGTCAGTCTTTGCGTAACAAGACATATCTTTCTGGCGTACAAGCGAAGAGAGGGAGTGTCGAGAGTTCGACTGCCGGCTCGACAAGTCAAGCGCCGAGCTTATCAAGCAGAAGCCATGTTCCATCGTTGCAGTCGCACGCTTTTTTCCGACCCATGAGCTCGCAGAAATTACAGGCGCAAAGAGGAGGATCGCATCGCCCATCTACAATGAGTCAAATGTCGCCAGCGTCTCCCACCTCACCAACgtcaccaacatcgccaacgtCACAACAAAGATTCGATGAGCACGGCGAAGCTAGTGGTAGCCAAACACGGCAAAGTATCATATCGAACCCCATTGCGCAACTGCAGCGCCAAACAAGCAATGACGAAAACACGCGATCTCCACCATCCCGAGGCACGGAAATGACGGAACAAGAAACTTTGGACAGAATAACAGCGAATACGAGCCCTAGTCATGGCCATTATCCTGCGGGGAGTTTGACGGATAGTGttcgtcctcttcaacaaggcaAGACATCTGATACAGGTCACTTTCAGCACAACATCATTGTGGACAAGAGTTATAAGGACCTACACAACCTGCCCAGCCCGATCAAATCTCCACGGTCGTTTCGATCAAGCTTCCTAATGCCGGGCCGAAGTAACGAAGGCCAGCAAAGTCAGAATCGCAGTACCGAGGGAGCTGAGAAACTCTCTTCGTCCGCATCTTCACCACAGTTCAGACCTGTAGACTCTCATACTGAGCGTCATCCCCGCGTCCCTCATAAGCCAAATCAGAAATCCGACCTCGGACGTGTTTATCAGTATTTCGATGGCAACACGGTATTCTGTCTTGGTGGTCGTTGGCAAAACACAAGAGGGAGACCTGTTAATATTGCGACTGGTATCTTTGTCATCATTCCTTGCGCCCTGTTCTTTGGTTTTGAAGCACCTTGGTTATGGAAGCATGTATCGCCTGCGATACCTATTGTTTTCGCATACCTGGCGTATATAtgtttctcttccttcatccACGCCTCTGTTACCGATCCTGGG ATTCTTCCGCGAAATCTTCACCAGTTCCCCCCtgtcgacgacaacgacgacCCTCTCCAACTGAGCCCACCCACGACAGATTGGGCATTGATAAAATCTGCCGAATCATCAACAGCCGCCATGGAAGTTCCGGTTAAGCACTGTAGGACATGCAATATCTGGCGACCACCCCGTGCCCACCACTGTCGCTTATGCGATAACTGTATCGAGACGCATGATCATCACTGCGTGTGGCTCAACAACTGTGTGGGGAAACGTAATTACCGATATTTCTTTACCTTTGTTACATCCGCAACTATCCTCGCGGTCTACCTTGTCGCCACTTCTCTTACACAGATTCTGCTTTACAGGAATCGTGAAGGTGTCTCATTCGGAAAAGCTATCGACCACTTCCGAGTTCCTTTTGCGTTGGTATTCCTTGGGTTTATCTCCTTCCTTTATCCTGCTGCTCTGATGGGATATCACATCTTCCTCATGGCGCGAGGCGAAACGACGAGAGAGTACATGAACTCACACAAGTTTGCTAAGAAGGAGCGTTTCAGGGCATTCTCTCAGGCCAgcatgttgaagaacttTATTGTCGTTCTATGTCGCCCCCGACAACCCACATATTATCAGTTCAAGGCGCATTATCATGAAGGCGACCAACGCCTAGGCATTCGACGAGGCAAGCGGCCGAGATTGAGCTCACAGGGATTGGAAATGCACGACGTCGTCCCTGGAAGTTCTGGTTTCCAAGGTCCAGTGGCTCTGAGAAGTGAACACAGTCATTAG
- a CDS encoding phosphoadenosine phosphosulfate reductase → MPAFISQTSSQVSLTDIKLECESGYVSGQNSEYSSPSSSTTLPQVSLTKAHINHLNNMLEDMHPMDILRFCKVMFPNLYQSTAFGLTGLATMDMLSKIQKEHPNSPTVDLIFLDTLYHFKETYDLVDRVKERYPNVPVHIFKPDGVNTTEEFEDMYGKEMWNTASEMYDWIAKVEPLQRAYDELKVAAVLNGRRRSQGAARGSIPIIEVDDERGVVKINPLATWSFKQVNNYIRENNVPYNALLDQGYKSIGDWHSTAPVKEGEDERAGRWKGQDKTECGIHNKKSRYAEFVAMMERKQQEEKLAAALEKVALPTV, encoded by the coding sequence ATGCCTGCCTTCATCTCCCAAACATCCTCGCAGGTGTCACTCACCgacatcaagcttgagtgcGAGTCAGGCTATGTCTCTGGACAAAACTCAGAATactcatcaccatcatcatcaaccactcTGCCCCAGGTCTCTCTCACCAAGGCCCACATCAAccacctcaacaacatgcTCGAGGATATGCACCCCATGGACATCCTCCGATTCTGCAAGGTCATGTTCCCTAACCTGTACCAATCGACTGCTTTTGGCTTGACCGGTCTCGCAACCATGGACATGCTCTCTAAGATCCAGAAGGAGCACCCCAACTCTCCCACTGTCGACCTCATCTTCCTGGATACCTTGTACCACTTCAAGGAGACATACGACCTTGTCGACCGAGTGAAGGAGCGATACCCCAACGTCCCTGTCCACATCTTCAAGCCCGATGGCGTCAACACTACCGAAGAGTTCGAGGACATGTACGGAAAGGAGATGTGGAACACCGCCAGTGAGATGTATGACTGGATCGCCAAGGTTGAGCCTCTCCAGCGAGCCTatgatgagctcaaggttgCTGCCGTACTCAACGGTCGTCGAAGATCTCAGGGTGCTGCCCGTGGTTCCATCCCCATCAtcgaagttgacgatgagcgtggtgttgtcaagatcaaccccCTGGCCACATGGTCCTTCAAGCAAGTCAACAACTACATCAGGGAGAACAATGTTCCCTACAACGCTCTCCTCGACCAAGGCTACAAGTCCATCGGCGACTGGCACTCTACTGCCCCCGTCAAGGAGGGTGAAGACGAGCGAGCCGGACGATGGAAGGGCCAAGACAAGACCGAGTGTGGCATCCACAACAAGAAGTCTCGATACGCTGAGTTCGTTGCTATGATGGAGCGCAAGCAacaagaggagaagcttgctgctgctctcgaGAAAGTGGCTCTGCCCACCGTATGA